The DNA segment GGGTGGCTACGCCCGCGCCGTGCTGGCGTTCTCCGCGGTCAGCGTGACGTTCCTGTTCGTGTTCCAGCTCGTGCAGGGCAAGCTGCCGCTGCACCTTGACGAGCCGGGCACCGAGATGACACCGGCGCTGGCGTGGAACACCGCGGTCAGCTTCGTGACCAACACCAACTGGCAGGCCTACTCGGGTGAGTCCACCCAGGGGCACCTGGTGCAGATGGCCGGCTTGGCCGTGCAGAACTTCGTCTCCGCCGCGGTCGGGATGGCCGTCGCCATGGCGTTCGTGCGTGGCCTGGCTCGGCGCAGCACGGGCGAACTCGGCAACTTCTGGGTGGACCTGGTGCGCGGCACTCTTCGTGTGCTGCTGCCGATTTCGGTCATCGGCGCGATCGTGCTGGTCGCCGCGGGGGTGATCCAGAACTTCGGCCCGCACGACGAGGTGGTCAACACCCTCGCCGGGGCGCAGCAGACCGTGCCCGGCGGCCCGGTGGCCAGCCAGGAGGTCATCAAGGAACTCGGCACGAACGGGGGCGGGTTCTTCAACGTCAACTCGGCGCATCCGTTCGAGAACCCCAACACTTTCACCAACTGGTTCGAGATCTTCCTGATCCTGCTCATTCCGTTCGCGCTGCCGCGCACGTTCGGCCGGATGGTCGGCAGCCGCAAGCAGGGGCTGGCGATCACCGCGGTGATGGCCGTGATCGCCGTCGCCAGCGTCAGCCTGACGATGCTGTTCCAGCTGCAGGCGCACGGCACCGTCCCGACCGCGGTCGGTGGGGCGATGGAGGGTGTCGAACAGCGGTTCGGCGTGGCGAACTCCGCGGTCTTCGCGGCCGCCACCACCCTGACGTCCACCGGTGCGGTCGATTCGTTCCACGACTCCTACACCAGCCTCGGCGGCATGATGACGATGTTCAACATGCAGCTCGGCGAGGTCGCGCCCGGCGGAGTCGGATCGGGCCTCTACGGGATGCTGGTCCTGGCGATCATCACCGTGTTCGTCGCGGGCCTGATGGTAGGACGCACCCCGGAATACCTCGGCAAGAAGATCACCCCGCGTGAGATCAAGCTCGCCGCAACGTATTTCCTGATTACACCGCTGATCGTGCTGACCGGCACCGCGGTCACCATGGCGATGCCGGGTCAGCGTGCCGGCATGCTGAACACAGGCCCGCACGGCCTGTCGGAGGTGCTCTACGCGTTCACCTCCGCCGCCAACAACAACGGTTCGGCGTTCGCCGGCATCACGGTCAACACCGAGTGGTACAACACCGCACTGGGACTGGCGATGCTCTTCGGCCGCTTCCTACCGGTCATCCTCGTGCTGGCCTTGGCGGGATCCCTGGCCAGGCAGGCCAAGACACCGGAGTCGGTGGGCACCCTCCCGACGCATCGGCCGCAGTTCGTCGGCATGGTCTCCGGCGTCACCCTCATCCTGGTCGCACTCACCTTCCTGCCCATGCTGGCACTGGGCCCGCTTGCCGAAGGAATCCACTGATGTCTGTTCCCACCATCGAATCCGTGTCGTCGCCGGCACCAGAGCACTCGGGACAACCCAAGCGCGTCCAGGGCGGATTGCTCGACCCGACGGTGCTGTTGCACTCGCTGCCGGACGCGCTGCGCAAACTCGACCCCCGCACGCTGTGGCACAACCCCGTCATGCTGATCGTCGAGATCGGCGCGGTATGGGCGACACTGTGCACCGTCGCGAATCCCAGCTGGTTCGGCTGGCTGATCGTGGCCTGGTTGTGGCTGACGGTGGTCTTCGCCAACCTCGCCGAAGCAGTCGCCGAAGGCCGGGGCAAGGCGCAGGCCGAAACCCTGCGCAGGACGAAGGCATCGACCACCGCGCGCCGTCTCACCGGCTGGTCGCCGACCTCACCCGGGCGTGAAGAAGAGGTCGCCGCACCCCTGCTCCGCCAGGGCGACATCGTCGTGGTGGAGGCCGGCCAGGTCATCCCCGGCGACGGCGACGTCGTGGAAGGCATTGCCTCCGTGGACGAATCCGCCATCACCGGTGAATCCGCACCGGTGATCCGCGAGTCGGGTGGGGACCGGTCCGCCGTCACCGGCGGCACCACGGTGCTGTCGGACCGCATCGTCGTGCGGATCACCCAGAAGCCGGGTGACAGCTTCATCGACCGGATGATCTCCCTGGTCGAGGGCGCCAACCGGCAGAAGACCCCGAACGAGATCGCGCTGAACATCCTGCTGTCGGCGCTGACGATCATCTTCGTGTTCGCGGTCGCGACGCTGCAGCCGTTGGCGATCTTCTCCAAGGCCAACAATCCGGGCGTGCCGGACACACTGGCGCTCGACGGCAACGGCGTCACCGGCATCGTCATGGTGGCCTTGTTGGTCTGCCTGATCCCGACCACCATCGGCGCGCTGC comes from the Mycolicibacterium litorale genome and includes:
- the kdpA gene encoding potassium-transporting ATPase subunit KdpA, with the translated sequence MTSTVAGIVFLASLIVVIAGLHVPLGDYMYRVYSSDKHLRAERVVYRLIGANPGAEQTWGGYARAVLAFSAVSVTFLFVFQLVQGKLPLHLDEPGTEMTPALAWNTAVSFVTNTNWQAYSGESTQGHLVQMAGLAVQNFVSAAVGMAVAMAFVRGLARRSTGELGNFWVDLVRGTLRVLLPISVIGAIVLVAAGVIQNFGPHDEVVNTLAGAQQTVPGGPVASQEVIKELGTNGGGFFNVNSAHPFENPNTFTNWFEIFLILLIPFALPRTFGRMVGSRKQGLAITAVMAVIAVASVSLTMLFQLQAHGTVPTAVGGAMEGVEQRFGVANSAVFAAATTLTSTGAVDSFHDSYTSLGGMMTMFNMQLGEVAPGGVGSGLYGMLVLAIITVFVAGLMVGRTPEYLGKKITPREIKLAATYFLITPLIVLTGTAVTMAMPGQRAGMLNTGPHGLSEVLYAFTSAANNNGSAFAGITVNTEWYNTALGLAMLFGRFLPVILVLALAGSLARQAKTPESVGTLPTHRPQFVGMVSGVTLILVALTFLPMLALGPLAEGIH